In one Pseudomonas sp. R84 genomic region, the following are encoded:
- a CDS encoding ribonucleotide-diphosphate reductase subunit beta produces the protein MLSWDEFDKEDSEVATVKGANAGHATEANMDRLDNAGGAAAIEARAVTADDSAAVARAKAALNSLDVAEGLAELEGASARVAVDEKRMINCRADLNQLVPFKYDWAWQKYLDGCANHWMPQEVNMTADIALWKDPEGLTDDERRIVMRNLGFFSTADSLVANNLVLAVYRLITNPECRQYILRQAFEEAIHTHAYQYCIESLAMDEGEIFNMYHEIPSVAKKAAWGLKYTRSISDPKFETGTPDTDKELLRNLIAYYCVLEGIFFYCGFTQILSMGRRNKMTGVAEQFQYILRDESMHLNFGIDVINQIKIENPHLWDAEMKEEATQMILQGTQLEIEYARDTMPRGVLGMNAAMMEDYLKFIANRRLSQIGLKEEYPGTTNPFPWMSEIMDLKKEKNFFETRVIEYQTGGALSWD, from the coding sequence ATGCTGAGCTGGGACGAATTCGACAAAGAAGACAGTGAAGTAGCAACCGTGAAAGGCGCCAACGCCGGCCACGCTACTGAAGCCAACATGGACCGCCTCGACAACGCTGGCGGTGCCGCCGCGATCGAAGCCCGCGCCGTGACCGCCGACGACTCGGCCGCTGTCGCCCGCGCCAAGGCTGCACTGAACTCCCTCGACGTCGCCGAAGGCCTCGCCGAACTCGAAGGCGCCTCCGCCCGTGTCGCCGTTGACGAAAAGCGCATGATCAACTGCCGCGCCGACCTCAACCAACTCGTGCCATTCAAGTACGACTGGGCCTGGCAGAAGTATCTGGACGGTTGCGCAAACCACTGGATGCCGCAAGAAGTCAACATGACCGCCGACATCGCCCTCTGGAAAGACCCGGAAGGCCTGACCGACGACGAGCGCCGCATCGTCATGCGTAACCTCGGCTTCTTCTCCACCGCCGACTCCCTGGTTGCCAACAACCTGGTACTGGCCGTGTACCGCCTGATCACCAACCCGGAATGCCGCCAGTACATCCTGCGCCAGGCCTTCGAAGAGGCGATCCACACCCACGCCTACCAGTACTGCATCGAATCGCTGGCCATGGATGAAGGCGAGATCTTCAACATGTACCACGAGATCCCATCGGTAGCTAAAAAAGCCGCCTGGGGCCTGAAGTACACCCGTTCGATCTCCGATCCGAAGTTCGAAACCGGCACCCCGGACACCGACAAAGAGTTGCTGCGCAACCTGATCGCCTACTACTGCGTCCTGGAAGGCATCTTCTTCTACTGCGGCTTCACCCAGATCCTCTCCATGGGCCGCCGCAACAAAATGACCGGCGTCGCCGAGCAGTTCCAGTACATCCTGCGCGACGAATCCATGCACCTGAACTTCGGCATCGACGTGATCAACCAGATCAAAATCGAAAACCCACATTTGTGGGATGCTGAGATGAAAGAAGAAGCGACCCAGATGATTCTGCAGGGTACGCAGCTGGAGATCGAATACGCGCGTGACACTATGCCTCGCGGCGTACTGGGCATGAACGCGGCGATGATGGAGGACTACCTGAAGTTCATCGCTAACCGTCGTTTGTCGCAGATTGGTTTGAAAGAGGAATATCCAGGGACGACTAACCCGTTCCCTTGGATGAGCGAGATTATGGACTTGAAGAAAGAGAAGAATTTCTTTGAGACTCGCGTGATCGAATACCAAACTGGTGGTGCGTTGAGCTGGGACTAA
- a CDS encoding Bro-N domain-containing protein has translation MSDPCSVTVFSRHNLSLHALLLENQPWFSARDVGRLMGFHLNDRVVNKLDIDQRRVMWIEYFREPEQQLMLSESGVYALLVYHYVPGNRLLREWLTNEVVPTLRDAEDSGDSNRPMLSLLDWPEMSLSLLHWQDEGWIRLRDMPYLLNGQKSRRASLENPWWRRVRQAFQSSKHSMG, from the coding sequence ATGTCTGATCCATGCTCGGTAACCGTCTTCTCTCGCCACAACCTTTCTCTGCATGCCCTTCTACTCGAAAACCAGCCATGGTTTTCCGCCCGCGATGTTGGCCGTTTGATGGGTTTCCATCTGAATGATCGAGTGGTCAACAAGCTAGATATCGATCAACGCCGCGTCATGTGGATTGAGTACTTTCGAGAACCTGAACAGCAACTGATGCTCAGTGAATCTGGGGTGTATGCGCTGTTGGTCTATCACTACGTTCCGGGTAACCGGTTATTGCGTGAGTGGTTGACCAATGAGGTAGTGCCAACCTTGCGCGATGCGGAGGATTCAGGAGATTCGAATCGGCCAATGTTGAGCTTGTTGGATTGGCCGGAGATGTCTTTGAGTTTGCTGCATTGGCAGGATGAGGGCTGGATTCGGCTTCGGGATATGCCTTACCTGTTGAACGGTCAGAAGTCACGACGAGCTTCTCTAGAGAACCCCTGGTGGCGAAGGGTTAGGCAGGCGTTTCAGTCTTCGAAGCACTCGATGGGCTAG
- a CDS encoding HNH endonuclease, with the protein MSDKKKDTDWTVAEIEAAVDAYLKMFELERIGQKFNKAHENRVLRASALHNRTEGSVEFRMQNISAVLLRMHREYIKGYKPARNVGSNVEPAIRAVLIAKGVTLGDPTVATADEEALEQRALALEKLPLEDEPAGIVKPKRAPAQSTAFIRDPKVRAWVRQKAKGICEGCGEPAPFTKNDSPYLEVHHVRHLANKGSDRISNAVALCPNCHRRCHHSNDSREFTESLYDRVKRLKREYPNRKTM; encoded by the coding sequence ATGAGCGACAAGAAAAAAGACACTGACTGGACTGTTGCTGAGATTGAGGCAGCGGTTGATGCCTACCTGAAAATGTTTGAGCTTGAGCGAATCGGCCAAAAATTCAACAAGGCACATGAGAATCGCGTACTGCGTGCATCTGCCCTGCACAATCGCACTGAAGGCTCAGTTGAATTCCGCATGCAGAACATCTCTGCCGTTTTATTGAGAATGCATAGGGAATACATCAAAGGGTACAAGCCAGCTAGAAACGTTGGGTCCAACGTTGAGCCAGCCATCCGAGCAGTGTTGATTGCCAAAGGGGTAACGCTTGGGGATCCAACGGTTGCGACTGCGGATGAAGAAGCACTAGAGCAGAGAGCTCTGGCGCTAGAGAAACTGCCTCTTGAAGATGAACCTGCGGGGATTGTGAAGCCGAAGCGCGCTCCCGCCCAGAGCACTGCATTTATACGTGACCCGAAGGTTAGAGCCTGGGTTCGTCAGAAAGCCAAAGGGATATGTGAAGGGTGCGGTGAACCGGCTCCATTCACTAAAAATGACTCGCCTTACCTTGAAGTTCATCACGTGAGGCATTTGGCGAATAAGGGTTCTGATCGAATCAGCAACGCTGTAGCTCTCTGTCCGAACTGCCATCGGCGCTGCCATCACTCGAATGACAGCAGGGAGTTCACCGAGTCGCTCTATGACAGGGTTAAACGGTTGAAGCGTGAGTACCCGAACCGAAAAACGATGTGA
- a CDS encoding DUF2790 domain-containing protein — protein MKALLVLALSSLCATAMADEVPTDVAQQQPVIEEYTYSTHLDIAKVVSMSEVPNVCEVVPAKMEYDDSKGQRHILRYSVMGNGCTN, from the coding sequence ATGAAAGCTTTATTGGTTCTGGCCCTCAGCAGTCTGTGCGCAACCGCCATGGCAGATGAGGTCCCGACTGATGTCGCACAGCAACAGCCGGTGATCGAGGAATACACTTACTCCACGCACCTGGACATCGCCAAAGTTGTTTCCATGAGCGAAGTTCCGAATGTCTGCGAAGTGGTTCCGGCCAAAATGGAGTACGACGACTCCAAAGGCCAGCGCCACATCCTGCGTTACAGCGTCATGGGCAACGGCTGCACCAATTGA